CCCGGATATCGGCCATGACCTTCCCCCTCCGCCCATCGGTGGTCTGAGACAGGACATATCGGGTCTCTGGCGCCGGCAGATCAGGGGGTGGCGGGCGCCCCCGTGGGCTTTGCCACGCCGGAACCGTCGAGCAGCGCCCGGTCGCGGGTACAGGCGCCGATCACCGCATCCATGACCGCCCGCACCCGGGGGGAGCGGCGCAGATCGGCATGGACCAGCAGCCAGATGTCGCGGCCGGCCTCGCCTTCGGTGTCTTCCACCACCCTGACCAGCCGGGGATCGGGATCGGCAAGGAAATGCGGCAGGGCGGCGAGCGCCAGCCCGGTCGCCGCATATTCGGCCAGCGCCGCCAGATCATTGGCCCGCAGCCGGATCGGCCGGCCGGCCGCCTGGCGGATCAGCCAGCGCTGCTGCGCCACCCCGGCCAGACGGTCGTCATAGCCGGCGAATTCCCAGCGCGCCGGCGGACGGGCGGCATGTTCGGGCGTGCCGTAGAGGGCGAAGCCCATCCGGCCCAGGCGCCGGCTGATCAACTCGCCATCACCGGTGCGCTCCAGCCGGACCGCCAGATCCGCATCCCGGCGCAGCAGGCTGACCGCGCCGATATCGCCGGCCAGTTCCAGTTCAAGCTCAGGATGGGCAAGGGCCAAGGGCGCCAGCCGCGGCGCCAGAAAATGCGCACCGAAGACCGGCGGTACCGCCACCCGCACCGTGCCGGCGAGCCCGCCCGCCGCCGCACCGGCACGGCCGAGGGCGATCACCCCCTCTTCCACCCGTTCGGCGGCCGGCAGCAGGCGTTCGCCATCGGCGGTCGGCACCCAGCCGCGCGGCAGCCGGTCGAAGAGCCTGAGGCCGAGCGCGGTTTCCAGCGCGTCCACCCGCCGGGCAACCGTGGTGTGGTCGACCTTGAGCACCCGCGCCGCACCCAGCAGCGACCCGCTGCGCTGAAGCGCCAGGAAGTAGCGCAGATCGTCCCAGTTCATCGCCCGCTCATGCCCAAATCTGTGGATAATTCCACAGGGATTGCGCAAAGCTGCCAGCTGTTTGGGTGGATGTCCACAGATCTATCCTCAGCCCCAGGGCCGCAGCACCCCGCCGCGGCCGGGGCTGAAGGAGATCCGATCCATGTCCGCTGTCGCCACCGCCCGCGCCGTCCGCCTTTATGCGGCCGGGGGGACCGAAGGTTTCCGTGTCGAGGAGCTGCCGGTGCCGGCCCCGGGGCCGGGCGAGATCCTGATCCGCCAGACGGTCGCCGGGCTGAACTTCCTCGACATCTACCACCGCCGCGGGCTCTATCCGCTGCCGGCCCTGCCGACGGTGATCGGCGCCGAGGCCGCCGGCGTGGTCGAGGCGGTGGGGCCGGATGTCACGGGGCTGGCACCGGGCGACCGGATCGCCTGGGCCGGCGCCCCTTATGGCGGCTATGCCACCCATCGCCTGCTGCCGGCCTGGCGGGCCCTGAAGCTGCCGGATGCCGTGGGTGACGACATGGCCGCCGCCTCTCTGCTGCGGGCGCTGACGGTCGAGATGCTGTTCACGCGGGTGCGGGTGATGCAGCCGGGCGAGACCGTGGTGGTGCACGCCGCCGCCGGGGGGATCGGCCGGATGGCGATCGCCCATGGCCGGCGGCTGGGGCTGCGGATGATCGGGATTGCCGGCGGGGCCGAAAAGGCGGCGCTCGCCCGCGCGGCCGGGGCCGATCTGGTGATCGACCGCAGGGCGGAAGATCCGGTGGCCGCGGTGCAGGCGGCAACCGATGGCGGCGCCCATCTGGTGATCGACGGCATCGGCGGCGACATGCTGGCCCGGAGCTTCGGCATGGCTCGCCGTTTCGGCATGGTCGCGAGCCTGGGCGAGGCCGCAGGGCGGATCCCGGTGGTCTCCGTCTATGATCTGGGCCCGGCGCGATCCATCGCCCTCGCCCGGCCGAGCGTGATCGGCTTCATCTCCGATGCGGAAACCTATCGCAGCGCCGGTGCCGCGGTGATCACGCGCATGGCGGAGGGGCTGATCGTGCCGACCGGCGGCCGCCTGCCGCTCGACCGGATCGCCGAGGCGCATGACCGGCTGGAATCCGGCGTCGGCACCGGCGCCCTGCTGCTCGATACCGGCGCCTGATCTTCAGCCGAAACGACCGACGGCCCGCCAAGGGGGGCATCCCCGGCGGGCCGTCATGGGCCCGGAACCTCAATGGCTCAGGACCTGATCGGTATGGGCGGTCGGCGATCAGTGCGACATCAGCACCGGCACGGTCATATGGCCCATGATGTGGCGGGTCACGCCGCCCAGCACCAGCTCGCGCAGGCGGCTGTGGCCATAGGCGCCCATCACCAGCAGGTCGATATCGTTCTCGGCCACATGGTTCAGCACCGCATCGCCGATGCCGACATCGCTGGTCGACATCTTTTCGACCGCCACCTCGACCTTGACGCCGTGGCGGGCCAGATAGCGGGCCATGTCGTGGCCGGGCGCCTCGCCATGGCGGCCGGGCTTGGGATTGATCACCAGCAGCTTGACGGTGTCGGCGGTCTTCAGCATCGGCAGGGCGTCGACCAGCGCGCGGGTGGCCTCGCGGCCGCCGTCATAGGCGGCGAGCACCTTGCTGCCGACCTTGCCGGCCTTGGGCAGGCCGATATAGGGGACGACCAGCACCGGCCGGCCGGCGCCGAACATGGTTTCCTCGATCAGCAGGTCGCCGGCATCGTCGGTGCCGGGCTCGGGCTGGCCCAGAATGGTCAGATCGGCATAGCGGGCATGCAGGGCGACGCGGTCGATGTAATCGGTGGCGATCACGCTCTCGGAGCGCATCTCGACGGTCATGTGCCGCCGCTTCAGCATCGTGTCGATTTCGGCCAGGCGCTGCTTCGCCTGCTTCTTACGCTCTTCCGCCGCCGCTTCCAGCACGCTGGAGGGGACATGCTCCATCATGTAGCCGGGCATCACCACGTCCACCGACAGATAGACGGCGGTCAGATGGGCGTCGAACCGCTCCTGCAGCATGCGCGCGACATCGAGACGGGCTTCGGTCGACGGACGATCGTCGACATGGACGAGCAGGCTCTTGTAGGACATGACCGGACCTCCTTGGGGGGACTGCGCGAAAGCTCCACCGGCGACCGCCGGTGCGGCAGCGGGCGGGGCTGGCATCCCGTCCGATGGCCATCACTCTAAACCCTGGATGCATCCGAACCTTGATCCGGATCAAGCCTTCGCAAAACCGTCGGGAAAAAGTGCCGCCAGCGGTGCCGAGGCCTTGAGCGCGACTTCGTCGATCTCGGCCTCGGGGTCCGACAGATGGGTGATGGCACCGCCCGCCCCGACGGTGGCGCCCTGGCCGTCGACCACGGCGGTGCGGATCACCATCGAGAGGCGCAGAGATCCGTCCAGGCCGATGCGTCCGATCGCGCCCGAATAGACCCCGCGCGCCTCGCCCTCCAGCCGGTGGATGATCTCGAGCGTGCGACGTTTCGGCGCACCGGTCATCGACCCGCCCGGAAAGCAGGCCCGCAGCAGCCCCGCCGTCCGGCGCCCCGGCGGCTCGGATGCCAGCCGGGCCGTAACCGTGCTCACCAGTTGATGCACGGTGGCGAAGCTCTCGATCCCGAACAGCACCGGCACCGCCACCCCGTCGGGACGCGCAACCCGGCCCAGATCGTTGCGCATCAGATCGACGATCATCAGGTTTTCGGCGCGTTCCTTCTCGCTCGCCGCCAGACCCGCGGCAAGTTTCGCATCCTCGACGGGATCGGCGGCCCGCCGGACGGTGCCCTTGATCGGCCGGGCGGTCGCGATGCCGGCCACCGGGTCCAGATCGAGGAAAAGCTCGGGCGAGCCCGACAGCACCGCCATGTCGCCGAAGCCCAGCCAGGCCATCAGCGGCGCCCGTGCCGCACGCCGCAGCCGGCGATAGCTCTGCCAGGGATCGATCGCCCCGCGCACCCGGAAGCGGGTGGTCAGGCAGATCTCGAAAGACTGGCCGATGCGGATCAGCCGCTGGGCGGCACGGATGCGGCGGCGATAGGCGGCGCGATCATGGGCTGCCGCCACCGGCAGGGCGGCGGGGGTCATGTCGGGCGGCGGCAGAGGGCCGGCCGATGCCAGACGACCGGCCCAGGCCTCCGCCCAGGCATCGGCCGCAGCGGATGCCCCGGCATCCCCTGCCGGCACCAGCATCACCGCCTCGATCGCATAACGGCCGTCGGCGCCGGCCCGGGCCACCAGCAGCCGGTCGGCCAGGATCAGGCGCAGATCATCCCGGCCGGAGGGGTGGTGGGCCACGCCGGTGGACAGCTCCGCCAGTTCGTAGCCCAGATAGCCGTAAAAGCCGGGACCGGGCAGCCGGCAGCCGGCGCCGTCGGCAAGCGGTGCCAACGGGCCGATCCGGTCGATCGCCGCCCCCAGCAGATCGAAGGCATCGCCGGTCACCTGCCCCAGCCACTGCCCGCCGCCATCCGCGACGGTCATCCGGCGGTCGGCGACGCGATAGGACAGACGCCGTGCCAGCGGGCCCTGGTCGGGGATCAGCACCGGCTGCGCCGCCGGATCGCCATCGGCGGGATCCAGCCAGACCGACCAGCCGCTCAGCCGGCGGACAAGGTCGGCCGCCGCCTCGATATCGACGCCCTCGGCGAGCGGCCGGCGCAGCACCCTCCATCCCTCCGCCCCGGCGTCGGGCAGCAGGCCGGGCGGCCAGGGATCGTCCACCGGCGGCACCGCAAGCCGCTGCTCAGGGGCCGCCGCCGCCACGGTCCCGGGGCCGGCCAGCCGGGCGAAATTCGCCAGCAGTCGCGCGCCATCGGGCGTCAGGATCGATTCCGGATGGAATTGCAGGCCGTAGACCGGCGCCGAGACATGGCCGAGCGCCATCACCGCGCCGTCATCGCCGGCGCGGGCCAGAACCTCGAGCCTGTCGGGCAGCGGTTCGGCGGCGATCAGGGAATGGTAGCGCACGGCTTCGAAAGGCGAGGCCACGCCCTGGAACA
This genomic stretch from Tistrella mobilis harbors:
- a CDS encoding LysR family transcriptional regulator; the protein is MNWDDLRYFLALQRSGSLLGAARVLKVDHTTVARRVDALETALGLRLFDRLPRGWVPTADGERLLPAAERVEEGVIALGRAGAAAGGLAGTVRVAVPPVFGAHFLAPRLAPLALAHPELELELAGDIGAVSLLRRDADLAVRLERTGDGELISRRLGRMGFALYGTPEHAARPPARWEFAGYDDRLAGVAQQRWLIRQAAGRPIRLRANDLAALAEYAATGLALAALPHFLADPDPRLVRVVEDTEGEAGRDIWLLVHADLRRSPRVRAVMDAVIGACTRDRALLDGSGVAKPTGAPATP
- a CDS encoding quinone oxidoreductase family protein; this translates as MSAVATARAVRLYAAGGTEGFRVEELPVPAPGPGEILIRQTVAGLNFLDIYHRRGLYPLPALPTVIGAEAAGVVEAVGPDVTGLAPGDRIAWAGAPYGGYATHRLLPAWRALKLPDAVGDDMAAASLLRALTVEMLFTRVRVMQPGETVVVHAAAGGIGRMAIAHGRRLGLRMIGIAGGAEKAALARAAGADLVIDRRAEDPVAAVQAATDGGAHLVIDGIGGDMLARSFGMARRFGMVASLGEAAGRIPVVSVYDLGPARSIALARPSVIGFISDAETYRSAGAAVITRMAEGLIVPTGGRLPLDRIAEAHDRLESGVGTGALLLDTGA
- a CDS encoding chorismate-binding protein encodes the protein MRALLIDNHDSFTGNLARLWWQVTGQLPLVVPHDAARWAELAADGFDAVLISPGPGRPDTPADFRLGAEVLQLALSPGVRLPVLGICLGHQGIAAAAGGRVVQAGEPRHGRTSPVHHQGHPLFQGVASPFEAVRYHSLIAAEPLPDRLEVLARAGDDGAVMALGHVSAPVYGLQFHPESILTPDGARLLANFARLAGPGTVAAAAPEQRLAVPPVDDPWPPGLLPDAGAEGWRVLRRPLAEGVDIEAAADLVRRLSGWSVWLDPADGDPAAQPVLIPDQGPLARRLSYRVADRRMTVADGGGQWLGQVTGDAFDLLGAAIDRIGPLAPLADGAGCRLPGPGFYGYLGYELAELSTGVAHHPSGRDDLRLILADRLLVARAGADGRYAIEAVMLVPAGDAGASAAADAWAEAWAGRLASAGPLPPPDMTPAALPVAAAHDRAAYRRRIRAAQRLIRIGQSFEICLTTRFRVRGAIDPWQSYRRLRRAARAPLMAWLGFGDMAVLSGSPELFLDLDPVAGIATARPIKGTVRRAADPVEDAKLAAGLAASEKERAENLMIVDLMRNDLGRVARPDGVAVPVLFGIESFATVHQLVSTVTARLASEPPGRRTAGLLRACFPGGSMTGAPKRRTLEIIHRLEGEARGVYSGAIGRIGLDGSLRLSMVIRTAVVDGQGATVGAGGAITHLSDPEAEIDEVALKASAPLAALFPDGFAKA
- a CDS encoding universal stress protein, with protein sequence MSYKSLLVHVDDRPSTEARLDVARMLQERFDAHLTAVYLSVDVVMPGYMMEHVPSSVLEAAAEERKKQAKQRLAEIDTMLKRRHMTVEMRSESVIATDYIDRVALHARYADLTILGQPEPGTDDAGDLLIEETMFGAGRPVLVVPYIGLPKAGKVGSKVLAAYDGGREATRALVDALPMLKTADTVKLLVINPKPGRHGEAPGHDMARYLARHGVKVEVAVEKMSTSDVGIGDAVLNHVAENDIDLLVMGAYGHSRLRELVLGGVTRHIMGHMTVPVLMSH